Below is a window of Elusimicrobiales bacterium DNA.
CGGGTAATGATGACCAAAAGCGAGGAACGGCAACTCGTTGACAACCAGGACAGGGCCGTCATGTCCAACAAGGCGGCTGACAAATTTTTTGAGGAAAACTCCGGCGGCGTCGCGCTTGTGGTGCACCTGCACTGCGACACCGGCCCGCACAACGGCTTTGCGGTGTATTATCCCGACAGAAAAGGCAAATATACCGGCGTCTCCGGCGACGAGCCTAATATAGGATTTACGGGCCCCACGGTGGGCATACAGGAATCCAGCAAACAACTCGCCGGGGCCGTTGAAAGCGCCATGTCCGGCAGGCTTTCCGGCAAGGTGAAAAGCAACGGCGTCAAGGGCGATTCAAAGACCGCGGTGGGCGGGCGGCAGGGCGCGCTGACCTTCTCCATATTCTCAAAAATACCGACAATCACCGTGGAAATGGTGACTCTCTCCAGCAAACGCGACGTCGAATTCATAAAAACAGAGTCCGGCCAGCAGCAGATGGCCCAGGCCATCGCCGACGGGCTGATAGGCTATTAACCTGAAAATTTCAGTTGGCCGCGGGATTCGGCGAAAAATCGCTTCATACTGCCTTCACAAAATTATCCTTTCGTGCCGTGGAGCGCGCGCGGATAATTTTGTCCGGCATTATTTTGCGCTTTTTCGCCTCGGTCCTCGCGCCAACTGAAACTTTCCGGTTGGCCAGCGTTCGCGCATAACCCCCGGCTTTTCCGCACGGCGGACGGCGGTTCCCCTCCGGTTGCGAAAAACCATTATGAAAGCTGTCATTCTCAACGGCGCGCGCAGCGGCGGCTCCAACTGCGATTTCCCGAAAAAACCCAAGACATGCCGCGTATGCTGCTTGAGAACGGCGGCAACGTTTGATAAGGTAAAGCTGTAGCCGTTTGAAAGGCCTGCCAATCCGCATTCGCCGGAAAACCGGCGGCGGCAGCCTGCGGCAGGGAGAGTGTATGTCCGTTTTCACCAAAGACAAACTTGAAAAATACGCCGATGTGATGGTCTGGGGGCTGGAGCAGGCGCGCAAAGGCGGAAAAATAAACCCCTATGAAACCCTGCTTCTGCGCTACAATGCGCCCGCCCAGGATTTCGCCGACACGCTTTACCGCCGGTTTCTTGAAAAGAAAGTGAACATCGTCGTCCGCCTCACCCCCGGCCCCGTGGCGGAGAAGGATTTTTTCACGCTTGGCGACAAAAAAATGCTGGGCTTTATCCCCGCGGGCGAGCGCGAGCTTTATTCCTCCGCCAACGGCTGGATTCGGGTGCGCGCGCCGGAGAGCCTCACCCACCTGAAAGACACAGACCCAAAAAAAATCGCCATCCCCGCCATTGCCGGAAAACCCCTGCGCGATATTCTGGACAGACGCGAGGAGGAAGGCAAATTCAGCTGGACTCTCTGCACCTATCCCACGGAGGAGCTGGCAAAACAGGCCGGGCTTTCGCTGAAGGAATACGCCGCGCAGATTGAAAAGGCATGTTTTCTGGGCGAAAAGGACCCCGTCGCCAGATGGCGGCAGGTTTACCGCGACTGCGGGGAAATAAAAAAATGGCTGAACTCGCTGGGCATTGAGACGCTGCATCTGCAGTCCGCCCGCTGCGATTTGGAAGTGAAACTGGGCGAAAGCCGCAGATTTCTGGGCGTAAGCGGCCATAATATCCCGTCTTTTGAGATTTTCACCTCGCCGGACTGGCGCGGCACGCGCGGGACTTATTTCGCCGATTTCCCGTCTTTCCGCGACGGCAATTATGTCAAAGACATAAAGCTGGTTTTTGAAAAGGGCCGAGCCGTCTCCGTCCGCGCGGGGAAGGGGGATAATTTCGTCAAAAAGACTCTGGCCATGGACGCGGGAGCGGGCGCGCTGGGCGAATTTTCGCTCACCGACAGCCGTTTCTCCAAAATAGACCGCTTCATGGCCGACACTTTGTTTGACGAAAACCACGGCGGCAAACACGGCAACTGCCATGTCGCGCTGGGCGCGTCTTACAGCGACACTTTTGCCGGCGACCCGAAAAAGCTGACAAAGGCCGCCAAAGCCAAACTCGGCTTCAACAATTCCGCTTTGCATTGGGACATCATCAACACAGAGGACAAAGCTGTAACCGCCGCGCTTAAAAACGGGAAGAAAATCACCGTCTACGAGAACGGCGAATTCAAGTATTGAGGTGAGATATGAACAGGAAAGACTTCCTCCGCGTGGCCGATTACACCATTGACGACATCAACGAGGTTTTCGGCGTCGCGCGCGAAATAAAAGACAAGCTGAAGAAGGGCATTCCATACACCCCGCTTGCGGGCAAGACGCTGGGCATGATTTTCCAGAAATCCTCCACGCGGACGCGGGTTTCGTTCGAGGTGGGCATGTATCAGCTGGGTGGCTATCCGCTGTTTTTAAGCTCGGCGGATTTGCAGCTCAAGCGCGGCGAGACCATAAGCGACACGGCCAATGTTCTTTCCCGCTATCTTGACGGAATCATGATACGCACCTTCGCCCAGTCCGACGTGGAGGAACTGGCGGCCAACGCCTCCATCCCGGTAATCAACGGGCTGACCGACGACCATCATCCCTGCCAGATACTGGCGGATATTTTCACCATCACCGAAAAGCGCGGCAATGTCAAAGGCCTCACCGTCGCGTGGATAGGCGACGGCAACAACGTCCTCCATTCCTGGGTGGAAGGCTGCGCGCTGACCGGCATGAACCTGCGCATCGCAGTGCCGGAAGGCTTTGACCCCAAAAAGGAAATCATGGACTGGGGATACGCGCAGGCGAAAAAGACCGGCGTGAAAATAGAGCTTTTCCGCGACCCGAAACAGGCCGCCAAAGGCGCCGATGTTCTTTATACCGACGTCTGGACCAGCATGGGCCAGGAGGCGGAGAAAGAACGGCGGCTGAAGGCTTTCGCCGGCTATCAGATAGACGGCGAGCTGCTCAAAATCGCCAACAAAGGCGCGCTGGTCATGCACTGCCTGCCCGCGCACCGCGGCGAGGAAATTTCCGCCGAGGCGATGGACGGCCCGCAGTCCGTGGTTTTTGACGAGGCCGAAAACAGGCTGCATCTCCAGAAAGGCATTCTGGCCCTGCACCTGGGCAAGGACTGGAAAAACGCGCCGGCCAGGGAAGCGG
It encodes the following:
- a CDS encoding N-acetylmuramoyl-L-alanine amidase — encoded protein: MKMSSLAQIVLAAALAAGAAAAGEWDPVSGYGDNSLGGGMESFRQTMSRASEQISSTMKAGAGKKLVCIDPGHPSPFNSGYEKQNGTTETHINWVVAEKLKKALEGKGVRVMMTKSEERQLVDNQDRAVMSNKAADKFFEENSGGVALVVHLHCDTGPHNGFAVYYPDRKGKYTGVSGDEPNIGFTGPTVGIQESSKQLAGAVESAMSGRLSGKVKSNGVKGDSKTAVGGRQGALTFSIFSKIPTITVEMVTLSSKRDVEFIKTESGQQQMAQAIADGLIGY
- a CDS encoding aminopeptidase, with product MSVFTKDKLEKYADVMVWGLEQARKGGKINPYETLLLRYNAPAQDFADTLYRRFLEKKVNIVVRLTPGPVAEKDFFTLGDKKMLGFIPAGERELYSSANGWIRVRAPESLTHLKDTDPKKIAIPAIAGKPLRDILDRREEEGKFSWTLCTYPTEELAKQAGLSLKEYAAQIEKACFLGEKDPVARWRQVYRDCGEIKKWLNSLGIETLHLQSARCDLEVKLGESRRFLGVSGHNIPSFEIFTSPDWRGTRGTYFADFPSFRDGNYVKDIKLVFEKGRAVSVRAGKGDNFVKKTLAMDAGAGALGEFSLTDSRFSKIDRFMADTLFDENHGGKHGNCHVALGASYSDTFAGDPKKLTKAAKAKLGFNNSALHWDIINTEDKAVTAALKNGKKITVYENGEFKY
- the argF gene encoding ornithine carbamoyltransferase; this translates as MNRKDFLRVADYTIDDINEVFGVAREIKDKLKKGIPYTPLAGKTLGMIFQKSSTRTRVSFEVGMYQLGGYPLFLSSADLQLKRGETISDTANVLSRYLDGIMIRTFAQSDVEELAANASIPVINGLTDDHHPCQILADIFTITEKRGNVKGLTVAWIGDGNNVLHSWVEGCALTGMNLRIAVPEGFDPKKEIMDWGYAQAKKTGVKIELFRDPKQAAKGADVLYTDVWTSMGQEAEKERRLKAFAGYQIDGELLKIANKGALVMHCLPAHRGEEISAEAMDGPQSVVFDEAENRLHLQKGILALHLGKDWKNAPAREAAMLQTAPRHCCASKKTCCGH